Proteins from one Mus pahari chromosome 18, PAHARI_EIJ_v1.1, whole genome shotgun sequence genomic window:
- the LOC110335922 gene encoding butyrophilin subfamily 3 member A2-like yields the protein MENHHKPSVLFQVSCLFVLTQLLSWVTTQEFRVFGPSDPIVAAPGGEAILPCSMIPPMNVENMEELRWFRSRFSEAVLVYRDQEEQKREQMPEYSWRTSLVKDQFHQGKAAVRIQNVQASDSGMYICHFKQGVFHEEAILELKVAAMGSVPEVYVKGPEDGGVCVVCMTSGWYPEPQVHWRDSRGVNFTASLEIHYEDAEGLFSTETSLVVRDSSLRNVTCSIFNPVLGQENAMSMFLPEPFFPQASPWKSAFLVTLTTMGLLVLGSSYLLRGEHSARLKVQQETVNFQHEKDESQKTKEDALRTTSALREELDMRKAAYMAAWRKAQLYADWRKEHFQAWTITLDPAYTHSSLAISQDRLSVTQKYSTMCLDELSSVLGIRGISSGRHYWEVKLTNREGSKWTLGVCREGVDRKGCFSECPGKGFWTVGQSSRGCWAYTDSGRASISIRQAPKSVGVFMDYTEGDISFYNMSDMSHMFSFNKASFSGTLFPYFRLRSENVSMIISSMACVSEWEEGKGGMRKRKTSWKGSEGKKGRRTRKGEKLVFFPLEESLSPAGEGLVPGSCAVDSLPGEGSPFLQQASNSLFP from the exons ATGGAAAATCACCACAAGCCCTCTGTGCTCTTCCAGGTCTCCTGTCTGTTTGTCCTTACACAGCTGCTTAGCTGGGTGACCACAC AGGAGTTCCGGGTCTTTGGTCCCTCAGACCCCATTGTGGCTGCACCAGGTGGGGAAGCCATCCTTCCCTGCTCCATGATTCCACCCATGAATGTGGAGAACATGGAGGAGCTGAGGTGGTTCCGCAGTAGATTCTCAGAAGCCGTACTTGTCTATCGGGACCAAGAGGAGCAGAAAAGAGAGCAGATGCCTGAGTATTCCTGGCGGACCTCTCTGGTGAAGGACCAGTTCCATCAAGGCAAGGCTGCTGTGAGGATCCAAAATGTCCAGGCGTCAGATAGTGGGATGTACATCTGCCACTTCAAACAGGGAGTGTTCCATGAAGAGGCCATCTTGGAACTGAAGGTGGCAG caATGGGCTCTGTCCCTGAAGTGTACGTCAAAGGTCCAGAAGATGGtggagtgtgtgttgtgtgcatgacCTCAGGGTGGTACCCGGAGCCTCAGGTGCATTGGAGAGACTCCAGAGGAGTGAATTTCACAGCATCCTTGGAGATCCACTATGAAGATGCTGAAGGACTGTTCAGCACAGAGACCTCATTGGTGGTGAGAGACAGCTCTCTGAGGAATGTGACGTGCTCCATCTTCAACCCTGTCTTGGGTCAGGAGAACGCCATGTCCATGTTCCTCCCAG agcCCTTCTTCCCTCAGGCCTCTCCCTGGAAGTCAGCTTTTCTTGTGACTCTGACCACGATGGGGCTACTAGTCTTAGGGTCAAGCTATCTTCTCAGAGGGGAACATTCTGCAAGGCTGAAAGTGCAGCAGGAAACGGTTAATTTTCAGCATGAGAAGGATGAGTcacagaagacaaaggaagatGCTCTGAGGACTACTA GTGCACTCAGGGAGGAGCTTG ATATGAGGAAAGCAGCTTACATGGCAG CCTGGAGAAAGGCCCAGCTGTATGCAG ATTGGCGCAAGGAACACTTCCAGGCCT GGACTATCACTCTGGATCCAGCCTATACCCACTCCAGCCTTGCCATCTCCCAGGATAGGCTGAGTGTGACCCAGAAGTATTCCACTATGTGCCTGGATGAACTCTCCAGTGTGTTAGGCATCAGAGGCATCTCTTCTGGAAGACATTATTGGGAGGTGAAGCTAACAAACAGAGAAGGCAGCAAGTGGACTCTGGGGGTCTGTAGGGAAGGTGTGGACAGGAAAGGCTGTTTCTCAGAGTGTCCAGGTAAGGGGTTTTGGACTGTGGGGCAGTCTAGTAGGGGATGTTGGGCTTATACTGACTCTGGGAGGGCTTCAATATCCATCAGGCAAGCTCCGAAGAGTGTGGGGGTGTTTATGGACTACACTGAAGGTGACATCTCCTTCTATAACATGAGTGACATGTCCCACATGTTCTCCTTCAATAAGGCTTCTTTCTCTGGGACTCTTTTTCCATACTTCAGGCTTAGGTCTGAAAATGTTTCAATGATTATCAGCTCCATGgcatgtgtgtctgagtgggaggagggaaaaggggggatgagaaaaagaaaaacaagttggaaggggagtgagggaaagaaggggaggaggacaaggaagggtgagaaattagttttttttcctttggaggaGTCTCTGAGTCCTGCAGGCGAGGGCCTCGTTCCAGGCTCTTGTGCTGTGGACTCTCTCCCAGGGGAAGGCTCTCCATTCCTCCAGCAGGCCAGCAACTCTCTGTTCCCATAG